From Bdellovibrionales bacterium, a single genomic window includes:
- the metK gene encoding methionine adenosyltransferase: MKNYLFTSESVSEGHPDKIADQVSDAVLDEILRQDPKARVACETLVTTGVCVVAGEITTKANFSVPEIARGVIKDIGYDNSEKGFDYKTCAVMSTLDKQSPDIAMGVDDGLTKEQGAGDQGIMFGYAVNETPEFMPLTISLSHKLMFELAQRRKTGKVNFLRPDSKSQVTVEYIDGKVKRVDAIVISTQHSEDVTQSGIKEYIMDDVIAKTIPSQWLDKNTKYFINPTGRFVIGGPQGDCGLTGRKIIVDTYGGHGAHGGGAFSGKDPSKVDRSAAYAARHIAKNIVAAGFAEKCLVQLAYAIGVAEPVSVMVNDFGTGTQTPEKLEKAVRSIWGLKPAQIVEQFDLLKPRYRATAAYGHFGRSESSFTWEKLDKVDALKSFLK; this comes from the coding sequence ATGAAAAACTATTTGTTCACCAGTGAATCTGTCTCCGAAGGGCATCCCGATAAAATCGCCGATCAGGTGAGTGATGCGGTTCTCGATGAAATTCTTCGACAAGATCCCAAGGCGCGGGTCGCTTGTGAGACGTTGGTCACAACGGGTGTGTGCGTGGTTGCCGGTGAAATCACAACCAAAGCCAATTTTAGTGTTCCCGAAATTGCTCGCGGTGTAATTAAAGATATCGGTTATGACAATAGCGAAAAAGGCTTCGACTATAAGACCTGTGCGGTCATGTCCACTCTCGACAAACAAAGTCCTGATATTGCCATGGGCGTTGATGATGGTTTAACCAAAGAGCAGGGGGCCGGGGATCAAGGGATTATGTTCGGCTATGCCGTCAACGAGACTCCAGAGTTTATGCCTTTGACGATCTCGCTCTCTCACAAGCTGATGTTCGAATTAGCTCAACGTCGTAAAACGGGAAAAGTGAATTTTCTTCGCCCCGACAGCAAAAGCCAAGTCACGGTGGAGTACATCGACGGCAAAGTGAAGCGTGTGGATGCGATTGTGATTTCGACACAGCATTCGGAAGATGTCACCCAGTCGGGAATCAAAGAGTACATTATGGACGATGTGATCGCAAAAACGATTCCGTCTCAGTGGCTCGACAAAAACACAAAGTATTTTATTAATCCAACAGGTCGTTTCGTCATCGGTGGGCCTCAAGGAGATTGCGGTCTTACCGGTCGTAAAATTATCGTGGATACCTATGGTGGCCACGGAGCCCACGGCGGAGGAGCCTTCTCTGGAAAAGATCCCTCGAAGGTGGATCGTTCGGCAGCTTACGCTGCACGTCATATTGCGAAGAACATTGTCGCCGCAGGGTTTGCCGAAAAGTGTTTGGTGCAGTTGGCCTACGCGATCGGCGTGGCTGAACCTGTGAGTGTTATGGTGAATGATTTCGGAACAGGAACTCAAACTCCAGAGAAACTCGAGAAAGCGGTTCGAAGCATATGGGGATTAAAACCAGCCCAGATCGTCGAGCAGTTTGATCTATTAAAGCCAAGATACAGAGCCACCGCGGCTTATGGTCACTTCGGTCGCAGCGAGTCTTCCTTCACTTGGGAAAAACTCGATAAAGTCGACGCGTTAAAAAGCTTCCTCAAGTAA